In Arachis stenosperma cultivar V10309 chromosome 1, arast.V10309.gnm1.PFL2, whole genome shotgun sequence, one DNA window encodes the following:
- the LOC130940403 gene encoding uncharacterized protein LOC130940403 — protein sequence MASWKKTIATPFKKACTFFNNNNQPPRENNNNNNNNNKKSTQTVEEEKSVMDLHGEVMACGYEDVRVMWSILDKSKSTAPCNITSS from the exons ATGGCATCTTGGAAGAAGACCATAGCAACCCCATTCAAGAAAGCTTGCACTTTCTTCAACAACAATAACCAACCTCCAAgggaaaacaacaacaacaacaacaacaacaataagaAGTCTACTCAAACAG TGGAGGAAGAGAAGAGTGTGATGGATCTGCATGGAGAAGTGATGGCGTGTGGGTATGAAGATGTTCGTGTAATGTGGTCAATATTGGATAAGTCAAAGTCCACAGCACCCTGCAACATAACCTCCTCAtga